In Lentilitoribacter sp. Alg239-R112, the following proteins share a genomic window:
- a CDS encoding adenylosuccinate synthase: protein MTNVVVVGSQWGDEGKGKIVDWLSERADVIVRFQGGHNAGHTLVIDGISYKLSLLPSGVVRKGKLAVIGNGVVIDPHALVAEIDRLAEQDVVVTPETLRIADNATLILSLHRELDAMREDAASNSGTKIGTTRRGIGPAYEDKVGRRSIRIMDLVNTESLPAKVDRLLTHHNALRRGLVQTEIAVDTIIDELMAIRERMLPFIESVWLLLDQKRRAGKRILFEGAQGTLLDIDHGTYPFVTSSNVVAGQAAAGSGMGPGSLKYVLGITKAYTTRVGEGPFPTELDDEDGQRLGERGHEFGTVTGRKRRCGWFDATLVRQSVAVNGTTGIALTKLDVLDGFKTLKICIGYELDGKRIDHFPASQGAQARVVPVYEEMDGWNETTVGARSWADLPAQAIKYVRRVEELIGAPVAMLSTSPEREDTILVTDPFED, encoded by the coding sequence ATGACAAATGTAGTGGTTGTCGGCTCCCAGTGGGGAGATGAAGGCAAAGGCAAAATCGTAGATTGGCTATCTGAGCGTGCGGACGTCATCGTTCGTTTCCAAGGTGGCCATAATGCCGGCCATACATTGGTCATTGATGGTATCAGCTATAAATTATCTCTTCTTCCTTCAGGCGTTGTTCGTAAAGGAAAACTAGCGGTCATTGGCAATGGTGTTGTAATTGACCCTCATGCGCTGGTTGCTGAAATTGATCGCTTGGCTGAGCAAGATGTTGTCGTGACACCTGAAACGCTACGAATAGCAGATAATGCAACGCTGATTTTATCATTGCATCGTGAACTTGATGCTATGCGGGAAGATGCAGCTTCCAACTCGGGTACAAAAATTGGCACAACGCGACGCGGTATTGGACCGGCATATGAAGATAAAGTTGGGCGCCGTTCTATTCGTATTATGGATTTGGTAAATACGGAGAGTTTACCAGCCAAAGTAGATCGATTGCTTACACATCACAATGCACTGCGCCGCGGGCTAGTGCAGACGGAAATTGCGGTCGATACTATTATAGATGAGTTGATGGCAATTCGCGAACGTATGTTGCCATTTATTGAATCTGTATGGCTTTTGCTGGATCAGAAACGCAGAGCCGGCAAGCGTATTTTGTTTGAAGGTGCACAAGGCACCTTGCTGGATATTGATCATGGCACATACCCGTTTGTGACATCTTCGAATGTTGTTGCTGGCCAAGCTGCTGCGGGCAGTGGCATGGGGCCGGGGTCTCTTAAGTATGTCTTGGGTATTACCAAAGCCTATACAACTCGTGTAGGCGAGGGGCCATTCCCAACAGAGCTTGACGATGAAGATGGTCAACGCCTTGGTGAACGAGGTCATGAATTTGGTACTGTGACAGGCCGTAAACGCAGGTGTGGTTGGTTTGATGCCACGCTGGTCCGTCAATCTGTTGCCGTTAATGGAACAACAGGTATTGCCTTAACTAAACTTGATGTTCTCGACGGTTTCAAAACGCTCAAAATTTGTATTGGTTATGAACTGGATGGAAAGCGCATTGATCATTTCCCTGCAAGCCAAGGCGCTCAAGCACGGGTTGTACCTGTTTATGAAGAAATGGATGGGTGGAATGAAACAACAGTTGGTGCTCGTAGTTGGGCTGATTTGCCTGCACAAGCTATTAAATATGTGCGCAGAGTTGAAGAACTTATTGGCGCTCCTGTTGCTATGTTATCCACAAGTCCAGAACGCGAGGATACAATACTTGTGACGGATCCATTTGAAGACTAA
- the serA gene encoding phosphoglycerate dehydrogenase: MAPRVLVSDKLSETAVQIFRDRGIDVDFMPDLGKDKEKLLEVIDQYDGLAIRSATKATQKIIEAATNLKVIGRAGIGVDNVDIPAASRRGIIVMNTPFGNSITTAEHAIAMIFAVARQLPAADTSTQAGKWEKSKFMGVEITGKTLGVIGCGNIGSIAATRGIGLNMRVIAFDPFLSEDRAKELGVEKVELDELLGRADFITLHVPMTDKTRGIINAENIAKMKKGVRIVNCARGGLVVEADLAEALKSGHVAGAGFDVFEVEPATDSPLFGLPNVVCTPHLGASTTEAQENVALQVAEQMSDYLLKGAVTNAINMPSISAEEAPRLKPFISLADVLGAFVGQVTESAIEEVEILYEGSTSEMNTRALTSALLAGLIRAQVADVNMVSAPIMIKERGIMLSEVKRDKSGVFDGYIKLTVKTANTTRSVAGTCFADGKPRFIQIKGINLDAEVGHHMVYTTNADAPGIIGLLGTTFGDAGVNIANFQLGRNKPGGDAIALLYVDNAVSEDVLEKVRANSEILSAKPLVFNIE; this comes from the coding sequence ATGGCACCTCGCGTTCTTGTATCTGACAAACTATCTGAAACTGCTGTTCAAATTTTCCGCGACCGCGGTATCGATGTAGACTTTATGCCTGACCTTGGTAAAGACAAAGAAAAATTGCTTGAAGTCATTGATCAATATGATGGTCTTGCAATCCGTTCTGCAACCAAAGCTACTCAGAAAATTATAGAGGCAGCAACTAATCTTAAAGTTATCGGTCGCGCTGGTATTGGCGTTGATAACGTAGATATCCCGGCTGCATCTCGTCGTGGTATCATTGTTATGAATACACCATTTGGTAATTCAATTACGACTGCCGAACATGCGATTGCGATGATCTTTGCAGTTGCACGTCAGCTTCCCGCTGCTGATACATCAACACAGGCCGGTAAGTGGGAAAAATCCAAATTTATGGGTGTTGAGATTACGGGCAAAACGCTTGGTGTTATCGGCTGTGGTAACATTGGTTCCATTGCAGCGACACGCGGCATTGGCCTTAATATGCGTGTCATCGCTTTTGATCCATTCTTGTCAGAAGATCGCGCGAAAGAATTGGGCGTTGAGAAGGTTGAGCTGGATGAACTTCTCGGCAGAGCAGATTTCATCACGCTTCATGTTCCAATGACCGACAAAACACGCGGAATTATCAATGCTGAAAATATCGCGAAAATGAAAAAAGGTGTACGCATTGTCAATTGTGCTCGTGGCGGTTTGGTTGTCGAAGCTGATTTAGCAGAAGCGCTCAAATCTGGTCATGTCGCTGGTGCGGGTTTTGATGTTTTCGAAGTTGAGCCTGCTACAGACAGCCCGCTGTTTGGTTTGCCAAATGTTGTTTGCACGCCGCACTTGGGTGCATCTACTACTGAGGCTCAGGAAAATGTTGCTCTTCAAGTTGCCGAGCAAATGTCAGATTATCTGCTTAAGGGCGCAGTAACAAACGCGATCAATATGCCGTCTATCAGTGCCGAAGAGGCACCGCGCCTGAAACCGTTCATCTCTCTTGCTGATGTTCTTGGTGCTTTTGTCGGTCAGGTAACAGAAAGCGCGATTGAAGAGGTTGAAATTCTTTATGAAGGTTCAACGTCTGAAATGAATACGCGTGCATTAACAAGTGCGCTGCTTGCTGGTCTTATCAGAGCCCAAGTTGCAGATGTGAATATGGTATCTGCGCCAATAATGATCAAAGAACGTGGTATCATGCTTTCAGAGGTTAAGCGTGACAAATCTGGCGTTTTTGATGGCTATATTAAGCTGACTGTTAAAACAGCAAATACCACTCGTTCAGTTGCCGGTACTTGTTTTGCTGATGGCAAACCTAGATTTATTCAAATTAAGGGTATTAATCTGGATGCTGAAGTTGGGCATCATATGGTTTACACAACCAATGCTGATGCGCCGGGTATTATAGGCCTTTTAGGTACAACATTTGGTGATGCAGGTGTGAATATTGCAAACTTCCAACTGGGCCGTAACAAACCAGGTGGAGACGCAATTGCTCTTCTTTATGTGGACAATGCAGTGTCAGAGGATGTGCTTGAGAAGGTGCGGGCGAATAGTGAAATTCTATCAGCAAAACCACTGGTATTTAATATTGAGTAG
- a CDS encoding phosphoserine transaminase: MTAIKQPGTRPDNARFSSGPCTKRPNWTPDALSDASVGRSHRAKIGKAKLQEAIELTRKVLQVPDDYRIGIVPASDTGAMEMAMWSMLGARGVDMVAWESFGAGWVTDVIKQLKLDNARKLTAPYGELPDLNDIDFNNDVVFTWNGTTSGVCVPDANFIPDDRAGLTICDATSAAFAQNLEFSKLDVVTFSWQKVLGGEGGHGVIILSPRAVERLETYTPAWPLPKIFRMTKAGKLIEGIFKGATINTPSMLCVEDYLDALSWAQSVGGLDGLIGRANANAQVIHDFVEKTSWIGNLAKDPVTRSNTSVCLTIVDADILALDDDAQAAFAKGIVGLLDKEGVAFDIGAYRDAPSGLRIWTGATVEKSDLEALMPWLDWAFETQKASLNS; encoded by the coding sequence ATGACTGCTATAAAACAGCCGGGCACACGTCCGGATAATGCCCGTTTTTCTTCGGGTCCGTGTACTAAACGTCCAAACTGGACGCCTGACGCTTTATCTGATGCGTCTGTGGGAAGATCTCACCGAGCAAAAATAGGTAAAGCAAAACTTCAAGAAGCAATCGAATTAACGCGTAAAGTACTGCAAGTTCCAGACGATTATCGTATTGGTATTGTACCAGCGTCGGATACTGGTGCTATGGAAATGGCTATGTGGTCTATGCTCGGCGCACGTGGCGTTGACATGGTTGCATGGGAAAGCTTTGGTGCTGGTTGGGTCACAGATGTGATCAAGCAACTTAAACTAGATAATGCCCGTAAGCTAACTGCGCCATACGGTGAGTTGCCCGATCTTAACGACATTGATTTTAATAATGATGTTGTTTTTACGTGGAATGGAACGACCTCTGGCGTTTGTGTTCCAGATGCGAATTTTATACCAGATGATCGCGCTGGCCTTACTATTTGCGATGCGACGTCTGCCGCATTTGCGCAAAACCTTGAGTTCTCAAAACTTGATGTTGTGACATTTTCCTGGCAAAAAGTGCTTGGCGGCGAAGGTGGTCATGGCGTCATTATTTTGTCACCGCGCGCTGTTGAGAGACTTGAAACATATACACCGGCATGGCCATTGCCAAAAATCTTTCGCATGACGAAGGCTGGTAAGCTCATTGAAGGTATTTTCAAAGGCGCGACGATTAATACGCCGTCTATGCTTTGTGTTGAGGATTATCTCGATGCGTTGAGTTGGGCTCAATCTGTTGGTGGGCTTGATGGTTTGATCGGCAGAGCAAATGCGAATGCGCAAGTCATCCATGATTTCGTTGAGAAAACATCTTGGATCGGTAATTTGGCTAAAGATCCTGTAACACGTTCGAATACGTCTGTGTGTTTAACAATCGTGGATGCAGATATCCTTGCACTCGATGATGATGCGCAAGCAGCTTTTGCAAAAGGCATAGTTGGCCTTTTGGATAAAGAAGGTGTGGCCTTTGATATTGGCGCCTATCGTGATGCACCGTCGGGTCTTCGTATTTGGACAGGTGCTACGGTTGAAAAATCGGACCTTGAAGCTCTGATGCCATGGCTTGACTGGGCTTTCGAGACCCAGAAAGCCTCTCTTAATTCCTAA
- a CDS encoding outer membrane beta-barrel protein, giving the protein MSIVIRPAICLVFGMLCAVNTTHALDLDKAITLPDAPVTLPITEAKGWYLRGDISTSFKTLNRSHSFSTFSVGNSYRAGTATNSNFKENSLSGGVGIGYRFNDVFRADATVDIFSGSGTVSGTSLDRCPGALGGTNCALTSSGKFTSYGLMANAYVDLATVAKFTPYVGAGIGATQVNWGEFNGTGSCIGGGCGGVADVNIKNSGLSQWRTTWALMTGVSYELSEKAKLDFGYRYSRTSSGKMFGYDSASTALGASGTQARDGGFDRHEVRVGLRIAAW; this is encoded by the coding sequence ATGTCCATCGTTATTCGTCCAGCAATATGTCTAGTTTTTGGTATGTTGTGTGCTGTTAATACAACGCATGCGTTGGATTTGGACAAAGCTATAACTTTACCAGATGCACCGGTGACCCTACCAATTACCGAGGCAAAGGGATGGTACCTTAGGGGTGATATAAGTACGAGCTTTAAAACGTTAAACAGGTCGCATTCATTCTCTACATTTTCAGTTGGCAATAGCTATCGTGCTGGTACAGCGACCAATTCGAACTTTAAGGAAAACAGCCTATCAGGTGGTGTGGGTATCGGTTACCGTTTTAACGATGTATTCAGAGCTGACGCTACGGTGGATATATTCAGCGGTAGTGGTACAGTTTCTGGAACAAGTTTAGATAGGTGCCCAGGCGCGCTTGGAGGTACAAATTGCGCGCTCACATCAAGTGGTAAATTTACAAGCTATGGCCTTATGGCAAATGCATATGTTGATCTTGCAACAGTTGCTAAATTTACACCGTATGTTGGCGCTGGCATCGGTGCAACACAAGTAAATTGGGGTGAGTTTAATGGAACGGGCTCTTGTATAGGCGGTGGTTGCGGTGGTGTAGCTGATGTCAATATAAAGAATTCAGGCCTTTCACAATGGCGAACTACCTGGGCTTTGATGACGGGCGTCAGTTATGAATTATCCGAAAAAGCGAAATTGGATTTTGGGTATAGATATAGCCGAACTTCTAGCGGTAAAATGTTTGGGTATGATTCTGCCTCCACTGCGCTTGGCGCTAGCGGTACTCAAGCCCGTGATGGAGGTTTTGACCGTCACGAAGTTAGAGTTGGTTTGCGGATTGCCGCTTGGTGA
- a CDS encoding outer membrane protein: MKKMLASTAILSLAGLTSALAADIGSPPVVYPPVIEEPVYHAPEVHASSGWYLRGDAGYGWNRLRGITYSVSGGTNDFTTSKLKRSFSVGAGVGYQFNKRFRSDLTLDYITNTKFTGSTVGSCGVGNPCTSTDLASYTAWSLLANAYVDLFTYGRVTAYAGAGLGATYIDWGDLRNTSCLTATPTTCDPTITHAGAYGWRATAALMAGASIKITCGLAADVNYRYRYMAGGRMFGYSTGGGPGFTKAIHTHEGRAGLRYSFGGCADTYIPPYEPPTLPPVYK; the protein is encoded by the coding sequence ATGAAAAAGATGCTAGCTAGCACAGCAATTCTCTCATTGGCAGGCTTAACGTCCGCTTTGGCCGCAGATATAGGTTCTCCGCCAGTGGTTTATCCGCCGGTTATAGAAGAGCCCGTTTATCATGCGCCAGAAGTTCATGCTTCATCCGGTTGGTATCTACGTGGCGATGCTGGATACGGCTGGAATCGATTACGTGGTATTACATACTCAGTAAGTGGCGGGACTAACGATTTTACGACAAGCAAACTTAAGAGAAGTTTCTCGGTTGGTGCAGGTGTTGGCTATCAGTTTAACAAACGTTTTCGTTCTGATTTGACTTTGGACTACATCACGAACACTAAATTTACTGGTTCAACAGTTGGGAGCTGTGGAGTTGGTAATCCTTGTACATCGACTGATTTGGCATCCTATACAGCTTGGAGTTTACTTGCTAATGCTTATGTAGATCTATTTACCTATGGTCGTGTAACAGCTTATGCGGGGGCAGGACTTGGTGCAACCTATATTGATTGGGGTGATTTGCGTAACACATCTTGTCTAACGGCCACGCCGACGACGTGTGATCCAACAATTACACATGCTGGTGCTTATGGGTGGCGTGCAACGGCTGCCCTCATGGCAGGGGCGTCGATCAAGATTACTTGCGGGTTAGCGGCAGATGTAAACTATAGATACCGTTATATGGCTGGCGGACGTATGTTTGGTTACTCTACTGGCGGTGGTCCGGGTTTCACCAAAGCTATCCATACGCACGAAGGGCGCGCGGGTCTGCGTTATAGTTTTGGCGGCTGTGCTGATACCTACATACCCCCTTATGAGCCACCGACATTGCCTCCTGTTTATAAATAG
- the glmM gene encoding phosphoglucosamine mutase, whose amino-acid sequence MSKRYFGTDGIRGRSNTSPMTADIAMRVGAAVGNLFRNGDHRHRVVIGKDTRLSGYMIENALVAGFTAAGLDVFLLGPIPTPGVAMLTRSMRADIGVMISASHNAYQDNGIKLFGPDGFKLSDDIESRIEDMIDTDFETLLAKPDDIGRAKRVEGDIYRYIEFVKRTLPRESRDLTGLRIVIDSANGAAYKVAPSVLWEMGAEVISLADTPNGTNINLNCGSTHPDRLIEKVLETRADIGIALDGDADRVLIVDEKGAIVDGDQLMTLIGESWAKEGRLQGGGVVATVMSNLGMERHLADKGLELARTKVGDRYVVEHMRKHEFNLGGEQSGHIVMTDYATTGDGLVAALQILACVQKSDCPVSEVMKRFEPVPQLLRNTKYSGGSPLERPDVKEAISDAEAEMGDSGRLVIRASGTEPLIRVMAEGDDAAQVEKIVDGLIDLISD is encoded by the coding sequence ATGAGCAAACGTTATTTTGGTACAGATGGTATTCGAGGCCGCTCTAACACATCACCTATGACCGCAGACATAGCAATGCGGGTGGGTGCTGCTGTTGGCAACTTGTTTCGTAACGGCGATCACCGACACCGCGTCGTGATAGGTAAAGATACCCGTCTTTCTGGTTATATGATCGAAAATGCGCTGGTTGCTGGTTTTACTGCTGCCGGATTGGATGTTTTTTTGCTCGGCCCAATTCCTACGCCTGGGGTTGCTATGCTGACGCGGTCGATGCGCGCAGACATTGGTGTGATGATTTCTGCATCTCATAATGCCTATCAAGATAATGGTATTAAACTTTTCGGACCCGATGGTTTTAAACTTTCTGATGATATCGAGTCTCGTATAGAAGACATGATTGATACCGATTTTGAAACACTTTTGGCGAAACCCGATGATATTGGCAGAGCCAAACGCGTTGAAGGCGATATTTATCGATATATTGAATTTGTAAAACGCACTCTGCCGCGTGAGTCTCGTGACCTAACAGGCTTACGGATTGTGATAGATAGTGCCAATGGTGCGGCATATAAAGTAGCGCCATCGGTTCTTTGGGAGATGGGTGCGGAAGTGATTTCACTTGCCGACACACCGAACGGAACAAATATTAATTTAAATTGCGGTTCAACTCACCCAGATAGATTGATCGAAAAAGTGCTTGAGACAAGAGCTGATATCGGTATCGCGCTGGATGGAGATGCTGACCGTGTGCTTATCGTCGACGAAAAAGGTGCCATTGTTGATGGTGATCAGCTCATGACACTTATTGGCGAATCTTGGGCCAAAGAGGGGCGTTTGCAGGGTGGCGGCGTTGTGGCTACTGTGATGTCAAATTTGGGTATGGAACGTCATTTGGCGGACAAAGGTCTGGAGCTGGCACGTACAAAGGTGGGTGACCGTTATGTTGTTGAACATATGCGTAAGCACGAATTTAATTTAGGTGGTGAGCAATCAGGTCATATTGTGATGACTGATTATGCGACGACTGGAGACGGTCTGGTTGCGGCCTTGCAAATTCTGGCCTGTGTTCAAAAATCTGATTGTCCTGTCAGTGAAGTGATGAAACGTTTTGAACCCGTGCCGCAACTGTTGAGAAATACCAAATATTCAGGAGGCTCTCCACTAGAGCGTCCTGATGTGAAAGAAGCAATATCAGATGCTGAGGCCGAAATGGGTGACAGTGGGCGACTTGTTATAAGAGCGTCTGGCACCGAACCGCTTATTCGCGTTATGGCTGAGGGTGATGATGCTGCTCAGGTTGAAAAAATCGTAGATGGATTAATTGACCTGATTTCAGATTAA
- the ftsH gene encoding ATP-dependent zinc metalloprotease FtsH, which yields MNPNLRNFALWAIIGLSLIGLFNMFQSPTDGASGQKIAYSQFLENVDAGRIGDVTISGQQIFGSFRDTGTKFQTYSPGDADLVQRLESNNVTINAQPESDGSGFLGYFISWLPILVILGVWIFFMRQMQGGSRGAMGFGKSKAKLLNEASGRVTFEDVAGVEEAKEDLEEIVDFLRDPQKYQRLGGRIPRGVLLVGPPGTGKTLLARSVAGEANVPFYTISGSDFVEMFVGVGASRVRDMFEQAKKNSPCIIFIDEIDAVGRHRGAGVGGGNDEREQTLNQLLVEMDGFEANESIILIAATNRPDVLDPALLRPGRFDRQVVVPNPDLTGREKILQVHVRNVPLAPNVDLKVIARGTPGFSGADLMNLVNEAALLAARRNKRLVTMQEFEDAKDKVMMGAERRSTAMTEEEKKLTAYHEAGHAILAINVPAADPVHKATIIPRGRALGMVMQLPEADRYSMSYKWMISRLAIMMGGRVAEEVTFGKENITSGASSDIEQATKLARAMVTQWGFSDELGQVAYGDNQQEVFLGHSVAQSQNMSEETANKIDAEVHRLIDEATATAHKILKTKKKDFIAIAEGLLEYETLSGSEIAAIIKGEKPARDMGDDTPPSRGSSVPSAGVKKEAPKGKGAEPEPGAEPTPE from the coding sequence ATGAACCCTAATTTACGTAATTTTGCACTCTGGGCCATAATTGGATTATCACTTATTGGTCTATTTAATATGTTCCAAAGCCCAACTGATGGCGCTAGCGGTCAGAAGATCGCCTATTCTCAATTTCTGGAAAATGTAGATGCTGGTCGTATCGGCGATGTAACTATTTCAGGCCAGCAAATCTTTGGGAGTTTTAGAGATACTGGTACGAAGTTTCAGACGTATTCTCCGGGTGATGCCGATTTGGTTCAGCGCCTTGAATCAAACAATGTAACCATCAACGCGCAGCCTGAGTCTGATGGCTCTGGCTTCTTGGGTTACTTTATTTCATGGCTGCCAATTCTTGTAATTCTGGGTGTATGGATATTCTTCATGCGCCAAATGCAAGGTGGGTCTCGTGGAGCTATGGGTTTTGGTAAGTCAAAGGCCAAGCTTTTGAATGAAGCTTCTGGTCGTGTGACATTTGAAGATGTTGCGGGTGTTGAAGAAGCTAAGGAAGATTTGGAAGAAATCGTTGATTTCTTGCGCGATCCTCAAAAGTACCAGAGACTTGGCGGCCGTATTCCGCGCGGTGTTTTGCTCGTGGGCCCTCCGGGTACTGGTAAAACTCTTCTTGCGCGTTCTGTTGCTGGTGAAGCAAATGTGCCGTTTTACACAATTTCAGGTTCTGACTTTGTAGAAATGTTTGTCGGTGTCGGTGCATCTCGCGTGCGTGATATGTTCGAGCAGGCAAAGAAAAATTCACCTTGCATCATCTTTATTGATGAGATCGATGCAGTTGGTCGTCACCGCGGCGCAGGCGTTGGCGGGGGTAATGATGAGCGTGAGCAAACATTGAACCAGCTATTGGTTGAAATGGACGGGTTTGAAGCAAACGAGAGTATTATTTTGATTGCTGCGACCAACCGTCCAGACGTGCTTGATCCTGCACTTCTAAGGCCCGGACGTTTTGATCGTCAGGTTGTCGTGCCTAATCCTGATTTGACTGGTCGTGAAAAAATCTTGCAGGTACATGTCCGTAATGTGCCACTTGCACCAAATGTCGATCTAAAAGTTATTGCACGCGGGACACCCGGGTTTTCCGGTGCGGATTTGATGAATCTCGTTAACGAAGCTGCTCTACTTGCTGCTAGACGAAACAAGCGTCTTGTAACTATGCAAGAATTTGAGGATGCTAAAGATAAGGTTATGATGGGCGCGGAACGTCGTTCAACGGCTATGACCGAAGAAGAGAAGAAACTAACCGCTTATCATGAAGCCGGTCATGCTATTTTGGCAATAAATGTGCCAGCTGCTGATCCTGTACACAAAGCGACAATTATTCCTCGCGGACGCGCGTTAGGCATGGTGATGCAGTTGCCAGAAGCTGACCGCTATTCCATGAGTTATAAATGGATGATTTCTCGTCTTGCTATTATGATGGGTGGACGTGTGGCGGAAGAGGTAACTTTCGGAAAAGAGAATATTACTTCTGGTGCATCTTCGGATATCGAACAAGCTACAAAGCTCGCTCGTGCTATGGTTACGCAATGGGGTTTTTCTGATGAGCTTGGGCAGGTTGCCTATGGTGATAATCAACAGGAAGTTTTCCTGGGTCATTCAGTTGCACAGTCTCAGAATATGTCTGAAGAAACTGCGAATAAAATTGATGCTGAAGTTCATCGTTTGATTGATGAAGCGACTGCCACAGCTCATAAGATTTTGAAAACCAAGAAAAAGGACTTCATTGCTATAGCAGAAGGCTTGCTTGAGTATGAGACACTTAGCGGTTCTGAAATTGCAGCCATAATTAAAGGTGAAAAACCCGCGCGCGATATGGGTGATGATACACCACCAAGCCGTGGTAGTTCAGTTCCATCCGCGGGTGTTAAGAAGGAAGCCCCTAAGGGTAAGGGTGCTGAGCCTGAACCTGGAGCGGAACCAACTCCAGAATAG
- the tilS gene encoding tRNA lysidine(34) synthetase TilS — translation MNDHVPNASLLIRQAEYFLKSLKPGPLAIAVSGGSDSLGALFAISEASNSDREIICFTVDHQLRTEAADEALYVGEICRSLGIKHQILKWVGEKPVSGIQKAARHARYKLLADACAAKNAVGVVTGHIQDDQLETVAMRSARNNSDAARGLSGMAPATLFYNQMWVFRPFLSTTKAEFQTFLDAKNQTWIEDPSNQDDQFERVLVRKQADFVIGLPEIMRAQKLRTKIAIAAAEYLSTYCIVKDGLIAEVEIKLDDIPVLLRAVESLICVIGGRNRTLSSQQLERLERFTRSDNPKPMTLGRAYIAKKAGMLFLRRENRNLDVIEIGAQSDSMWDGRYWIKNNHQKTPLVVSGDSQMEGFPPKLFWKIDDVDSKIDTNESDPFISVRRYVNKFDEVLTFFDMPLATEIAKLFASRGIKASPFVGDP, via the coding sequence GTGAACGATCACGTGCCAAATGCTAGTCTGCTGATCCGACAAGCAGAATATTTTCTAAAATCTTTAAAACCTGGCCCCCTAGCAATTGCTGTTTCTGGTGGTAGCGATAGTTTGGGTGCGCTTTTTGCTATCAGTGAAGCAAGTAATTCCGACAGGGAGATTATCTGCTTTACTGTCGATCATCAACTCCGCACGGAGGCTGCCGATGAGGCTTTATATGTTGGTGAAATTTGCCGGTCTCTTGGTATCAAGCACCAAATCTTAAAATGGGTGGGTGAAAAACCTGTTTCTGGAATTCAAAAAGCGGCGCGGCATGCGCGTTACAAGTTGCTGGCCGATGCATGTGCTGCGAAAAATGCTGTAGGTGTCGTCACCGGACATATCCAAGACGATCAGCTTGAAACCGTAGCCATGCGGTCTGCTAGAAATAACTCTGATGCGGCGAGGGGGCTAAGTGGTATGGCACCTGCTACATTGTTCTATAATCAAATGTGGGTATTTAGGCCCTTTTTAAGCACAACAAAGGCAGAATTTCAAACGTTCCTTGATGCCAAAAATCAAACCTGGATCGAAGATCCGTCTAATCAGGATGATCAGTTTGAGCGCGTTCTCGTTCGCAAGCAAGCCGATTTTGTGATCGGGTTGCCCGAAATTATGCGTGCACAAAAGTTGCGTACAAAGATTGCTATCGCAGCAGCGGAGTACCTGTCAACATACTGCATCGTTAAGGATGGCTTGATTGCCGAAGTGGAAATCAAGCTCGATGATATCCCTGTATTATTGCGCGCAGTTGAGAGTTTAATCTGTGTTATTGGTGGACGAAATCGAACACTAAGTAGCCAACAATTGGAACGTCTTGAGAGGTTTACACGATCTGATAACCCAAAACCAATGACCTTAGGTCGTGCTTATATAGCGAAGAAGGCAGGTATGCTCTTCTTACGGCGCGAAAATCGAAATTTGGATGTCATAGAAATTGGTGCGCAATCAGATAGCATGTGGGATGGACGATATTGGATCAAAAACAACCATCAGAAAACACCATTAGTTGTCTCTGGTGATAGTCAAATGGAGGGATTTCCGCCCAAACTATTTTGGAAAATCGACGATGTGGATAGCAAGATCGACACCAATGAAAGCGACCCGTTTATCTCTGTCCGAAGATATGTCAATAAGTTCGACGAAGTACTAACTTTTTTCGACATGCCCCTAGCTACGGAGATTGCAAAACTATTTGCATCTCGTGGCATCAAAGCCAGTCCATTTGTTGGTGACCCTTAA